From the genome of Thermodesulfobacteriota bacterium, one region includes:
- a CDS encoding transposase family protein, whose translation MLKHYFPNLLGDIEQIVTDPRRKASCEYRLSCLVMGCVMMYLLRLGSRNGMNNERDSQEFRLNFHKMLGVPIPHMDTVDKVLRRISSEQFERLQQFLVRQLLEKRVFHKFRLENKYFIVAIDGTGVFKFDELPYSGCPYKKSKKGKRTYSQNVVEAKLLCANGFSISLGQEWMNNEDGHTKQDCEYKATLRLIEKLKKLYPRLPICLVMDGLFLKHPLQKAIKDKGWEFIMVWKDKTLYGLQDEIELRKENGTTRSAQSCQVHNQYSRSEYKYDYCESSLNHKGLDVYSVTGLKIDYDLGEDASTTTKFHFMTSLPITSSNYRTIFEAGRLRWKIENEGFNAQKNQGYNLHHKMNRKNLSAIKNYYICLQVAHLFSQLMSLANNSIVKTFDTLKYMWITFVSLLRMITDYHPIPLDKKYNLRY comes from the coding sequence TTGCTAAAGCATTATTTTCCCAATTTATTAGGCGATATTGAGCAGATAGTTACTGATCCACGCAGGAAGGCATCGTGCGAATATCGATTGAGTTGTCTAGTGATGGGATGTGTGATGATGTATCTACTGCGCTTAGGATCTCGCAATGGGATGAATAACGAGCGGGATTCACAAGAGTTTCGATTGAATTTTCATAAGATGCTGGGTGTTCCCATTCCTCATATGGATACGGTAGATAAAGTATTGAGGCGCATTTCAAGTGAGCAGTTTGAACGGTTACAACAATTCTTGGTCAGACAATTATTAGAAAAGCGGGTATTCCACAAATTTAGGTTAGAGAACAAATATTTTATAGTAGCCATAGATGGTACAGGGGTATTTAAGTTTGATGAACTTCCTTATTCTGGGTGTCCCTATAAAAAGTCTAAAAAAGGAAAGAGAACCTATAGTCAAAATGTAGTAGAGGCAAAGCTATTGTGTGCCAATGGATTTAGTATTTCATTGGGTCAAGAATGGATGAATAATGAGGATGGACACACTAAGCAAGATTGTGAATACAAGGCAACCCTACGTCTTATAGAGAAGCTAAAAAAGCTGTATCCACGGCTTCCAATATGTTTAGTCATGGATGGATTGTTTTTAAAACATCCCCTACAAAAGGCTATAAAGGATAAGGGATGGGAGTTCATAATGGTATGGAAAGATAAGACCCTTTACGGCCTTCAAGATGAAATAGAATTGAGAAAGGAAAATGGCACTACCCGAAGTGCGCAAAGCTGCCAAGTACATAACCAATACTCACGCAGTGAATATAAATATGACTATTGTGAATCTTCACTTAACCATAAAGGATTAGATGTCTATTCTGTCACTGGCTTGAAAATAGATTACGATCTGGGGGAAGATGCATCTACCACCACCAAGTTTCATTTTATGACGAGTCTTCCAATTACATCAAGTAACTATAGAACTATATTTGAAGCAGGGAGATTAAGATGGAAGATCGAAAATGAAGGTTTCAATGCCCAGAAAAATCAAGGGTATAATCTTCATCACAAGATGAATCGTAAAAACCTCAGCGCCATCAAAAATTACTATATCTGCTTACAAGTAGCCCATCTGTTTAGCCAACTGATGAGTCTAGCAAACAACTCAATTGTAAAAACTTTTGATACCCTCAAATACATGTGGATCACTTTTGTTTCCTTACTCAGAATGATAACAGATTATCATCCCATACCTTTAGATAAAAAATACAACCTGAGATACTGA
- a CDS encoding low molecular weight protein-tyrosine-phosphatase — MVCLGNICRSPLAEGIMKSKISMMGLNWEVDSAGTSSWHEGELPDQRSIKIAKENGIDLTSQRSRKFDSSDFDHFDHILTMDTSNFQNIRSMAKLESHINKIDLIMNYAYPNENRVVPDPYYNNGFSEVFEMLDTCCNKFIELYSNH; from the coding sequence ATGGTTTGCCTGGGAAATATATGTCGATCCCCTTTAGCTGAAGGTATTATGAAAAGTAAAATAAGCATGATGGGGCTCAACTGGGAAGTAGATTCTGCGGGAACGAGCTCCTGGCATGAGGGTGAACTTCCAGACCAAAGATCAATAAAAATAGCTAAGGAAAATGGCATCGATCTTACCTCACAGAGATCGAGAAAATTTGATTCATCAGATTTCGATCATTTTGATCACATCCTAACAATGGATACTTCTAATTTTCAAAACATAAGAAGCATGGCAAAATTAGAATCACACATCAACAAAATCGATCTTATTATGAACTACGCATATCCTAATGAAAACAGAGTAGTTCCAGATCCATATTATAATAATGGGTTTTCAGAGGTTTTTGAAATGTTAGATACTTGTTGTAATAAATTTATTGAATTATACTCTAATCATTAA